AAGAATAACAATGATTGCTTACCCTAGCAAGGTTGATCTGTTTGGTCATGCCAACCTTTATTACTTACATGACTACCTTCATGTCCAACAAAAAAAGAGGGAAAATATCAGAAACAAAGCACTGATGAATCAGAATTAACAACTTACCAGTGGATATGCAAGACAGAATTATACAAAAATAGCAAATTCAGGCAAGGATGGACCTTAGCACTTCACAATATCAATGAGAAGCCACAAACTAGTAGAATTCATGGGCACTCATGTACTAATTTCAGAAGATGAAGTGCCAGGGAACTTGGTGCTATCTTTAGATTCTACCAAAAGCGAGGAGAATCGACCTGGACTTCCCAGTGACTTCGTGGAAGCAAACAGACTATCAGGGAGACCATGCTCTACAGTAGTCCCATGGCTACAAATAATTAaacagaaaatgagaaaaattaacaatagaaaTAAAGAGGGGAAAACTACCACAATGCCTAAGAAGCATAAAACAGAAATTGTGTAAGAATCAATTGAGGCATCTGATGTAGCAAAAAATCTTAGGGAATTCAAATTCCATACCATTCGTTCGCATTGCATCCTTCAGGATAGAGTTTCTCCTTCTCAACATTGACAGTATCTTTGCTCTGAATGCTATAGAGTTTCTCCTTCTCAACATTGACAGTATCTTTGCTCTGAATGCAAGTTGTATTTACTTCATGCTTTAGCTTCTGCTCACCAACGGTAAAAGAAGAGGCAATGGTGGTAGCTGAGGCGTCACCCTTGTCTGCCACAAGGGAATGGGAATTAACAATAAAGAAAGCGTCTCTATCCAAGATTCGACTGTAAATATCATGCTGATATTAAACAATTACCATTAATGAGCCGGCCTTGTAAGGTATCTCGATTCTTGACTTCAGAAATAAGATTTTGATTGATATCAATAGAAGTgtgagagagaaaagaaattgGTGTCCCAGCAGACTGACTTTGCTGGTGATGATGAAAATAATCTCCCCTCAAGTCTGGAAGTTGCAGATTAATCAACCTTCTCCCTTGGAGTTCCATTTTTTGTTGAAGCTCAACTTGCTGCTCCAGCTTTCTTCTCAGCATCATCTCCTGTGTATTGTAGAGCATTCTTGCTCCGGTAGACGGAAGGGAGATTCAATAAAGAGAATTACATTGTTCTATATGATTTTGAAGAGAAATTATGGAAGGAAAAAAGAGAACTATTTCCAAACATTTTCCCTGATTCTGGGGAAAACTATATGCTTGCTTGTATAGTTTTTTTGCTTACCAAGGGGAAAATCATATAGCCCTCTAGGATCAAGCCCAGAAGGGCTAGAACCGGGTGAAAAATCCCCCTTATCCAATAGCTGTTGCTGTATATGTTGTTGCCTCCTATGGTTTTCCATTAACAATTAAAGAATCAACACCAGAAAGAgtgagaaataaaatttaaaaagagagagagagaagaagctAAACTTGTTTGCAAGTTTCCCTTTTTCCTTATATGGCTTAACAAGCACTCGTGAATCACAAATAAAATGAGGGTTTCCCCCAGATAATATAAACTTCACAGTCTCTGGGTGGACAAATGTAACAAACCCAAACATTCGCTTCTGCTGATATGGAATCCTGACATCTTGAACCGGTCCAAAAGTGCTGCAAAACCCATTGAATTGTCTTAATTAATTACTCAAACAGTGGACCCTACATCTAAAGAACAACATaagatattacataacatgTATATGACCCTTCCCAAAGCAATGCTTTCAAGGATTAATGTTCTCACCCTTTGCAGTCTTTGCTTTCTCAAAAACAGTTAAAACTGAGTAACCCATTCCTCCATACTCCACAAGCCACACCATAAACAAACATGGGTATGCAATCTTCAAATTCTCACCACCACAATTTAGGTTAATATCTGCAATATTCATATAAACTTATTGCAATTTGTAACATGAGATATGATCTCCAATTTCCTTCTTTAATGAGTTTAATAGTTATGTTTTTCAGATAACCAAGCTACCAGAACATGTCAAGAGGCACCCATGCCAGTGTGTCCAAAAGGTCAACTGATGGAAATGCCTTGAAACCACCCATTAAACTTTTGCAAACCAAGGCCTAATTTTGGTGGAAATGGCCAAAATCGCAGGTTAACAATCCATAGGCAGCCAGCATTCACCATCCATAATCAATGGAAGTCACTAATGCCATGAAGGCAATGGAAGACATTCAAACACTTCTTCAAGACAACTGGCAGCATACAAGTTGCAAAAATTCTAAACTTTAATTGTATGAATTTTCATAAACTACTCTATATTTATACATAAACCTTTTTAGGCATGAACATTTGCTTATTTTGGAGGTGGACTAATCAGCATCTAGTCTTAATCTCTTAGTACTAGTTGTGTAGCCAACCCAAACAGTGATCAGACTTGAAATCAAATGAACAAATATTTGCAGTTTTACCTAAAATAATTTGACACATCTTCATCTTTGAAAGTGCTATCAGCTGGGAATGTCAAGTATATCTGCCTAGAAGCTGATTTTGCCTTTTCTTCCATTGCCATTAGCATAAGGTCATTCCTTTCAGAACGGGACTGGCCAAACTTGTAACATCCATCACCCATCATCACTGATGCTGCCCCCATTCTGAAATGGATCAAACCCCCAAAATATAGTATTAGCTGATCAAgaaagggggaaaaaaaaaagcaaaatgaAGCAAAAACTAAAAAGTAAACGCCTTTGAATTTTTCTAGAGAAACATACATCGATCACAATCATAACTTGTATATCATCCCTTTACTATGGTATACGTCCAATAACATCAACAACCAGCACAAAATGAAAGCCTCAAAGCCAGAAAAAAGGgggggaaagaaaaaaaatcttccACGCATCAAATCCATGGCCAAAACCGCCAATTTAAATTAACGTCAATAATATAACCAAGAGCTAATATGAAGGTAAAAGGTAAACAAGTACTCTAAACTCTAAAATGAAACGCTGAGACCATAATACCAACTTAATAATAAGATTGATCGCTCcacaattaaaaatcaaataccAAACCAAACTTAAGTCTAAAACTCAAATGACTATATTCACAAATTAACTCAGCAAATGCATGTTAAAAACAAAATGTGAAATATATAGCACACTGGACTCTGGATGGAGAGCATTCCTAGGGATTCTTTATCGATTTCAATTGCTGACAACCTAACAAAAATGCTGAAAGGCgagtaattttttgaaaaaaaaaaggaaaatgaaatcCCAAAGATACCTTTGGGTATCACTCTCTTGCCGCAACTGAAAATTCATGTGGTTGTTGTAAGCCAACCTTTGCTGCTGTTGTGTAGACTTGATTCTCATCTTTTCTTCATGTTGCTGCAAATATATATCATCCATTTCCTTCAGTGACACCCCCATGACACCGCCACCACTACCCTCAGTAATACTATCACCTTCAAAACCACCATGGATAAACTTGCAATTGTCCCCATTCTTGCAGAACCCTCTAGCAAAGGACATAGAAGGTTTAAGGCCAATTCCAAAACTCCCATCTTCAATACCAATACACGCATCACTCTCGGAGAATCTCCTCCTTTCCAAATGGGTATCCGCATTATTCATATTAAAACCATCAAATTGTAACATTGGGTCCATTAATTCCTCATTTTCCGGAGAGAGCTCATCATTAAACGGAGAATATCCACCTAAGTGATACTCATTAAGTAAATCACTACTGTTACTGCTAGCATCACCGCTGCTATTACCACCATTCTTAGAAAATGGAGGCACCAAAGGTGAACCAGCACATATATTATCGTAAGACAAAAAAGGGCTTGCCTTTGCGCTAATGGGGGCAGCAATAGGCTTGTTTGTCAAGCCCGAAGCAGGCCATGAACGTGGAGATGGGTTTTTCGCAAAACCAATAAAATTATTAGCTTGAGCAGAAGACTGTAAGAATGGGTTATAATTGTTGCTAGGTCTTGATATAGGACTGAACGGAGAAGGAGAGGATGTCTCAGAATGTGTGGATAAAGCGTTCGTCGAAAGTTCCAGGTGGGTTTTGGTTTTCACAACAACGTTTTGCAAAAGGGCTTGGGAGCCAAAAGCTAAAGACAACAAATCATTGTCAGCAAGGCCTTGTATGAGGATGTAACCCAGGATTTTGGAGGCGTTTTCTGAGTCCATAATCTTGATCTTTGACAACAATACGTTTGTTGCTTCGCAGGTATCCATGGGGGCTTCTGGGTTTTGGAGGAAAGACAGTAAGGTTGTAGCTAGGGATGTCAGGCGGGCGGGTTTTtacgggtacccgatccgcccaAATTCTATTAGAACGGATTTTGGTTTTTCTaaaacggatttgggcggattcgggtttgaaaaattatacccgtttcggattcgggtagggttcgggattaagtgatcggatacccgttacccgaacccgattcaCTATATAAACATAGCTAACCCTAATCCCTAttcatttttaacattttactcGTGCTTCCCTCTCTTCGTCGCCGCCTCTCTCCCTCGCGTACCTTCCCATAATTCCCAGCCTCTCTCCccttcactgacgactgccggcGGCCTAAtcggcaccggcgacgtctcctttctctccctagagacgataaatcttctctctccccagtcAGCGATGTCTCCTCCTCTCTCCAGTCGGTGACATCTCCCACTTCCTTCACTGACGAGTGCCGGCAGtccggcgacgtctcctttctctccccagtcgacgataaatcttctctctccccgGTCAGTGATTTCTCCTTCTCTCTCGAGCGGCGACATCTCCCACTTTCCAgtcggagacaactcttccctctcctCGGTCGGCATCGGCGACATCTGcttctctctccccagtcggTGACATattctctcccccacttcactgactgCTGGGTTTGCTGGGTTGTATTCTGCAAAATCTTTGATTTACAATTTTTGCTGGGTTTGCTGGGTTGTATTCTGCACAATCTTTGATTTACAATTTTTGCTGGGTTTGCTGGGATGTATTCTGCAAAATCTTTGATTTACAATTTTTGCTGGGTTTGCTGGGTTGTATTCTGCAAAATCTTTGATTTACAATTTTTGCTGGGTTTGCTGGGTTGTATTCTGCACAATCCTTGATTTACAATTTTTGCTGGGTTTGCTGGGATGTATTCTGCACAATCTTTGATTTACAATTTTTGATAGATTATTTGAtagtttttatcattaaattgaattaaaaaaatcgggttcgggtatccttcgggtattgttaaacggatATGGAACGGATACGGgttttagaattaaaatactaaacggatttgggacgggttcggGAATTGGatatataatcgggttcggatttgggtactctcaattttgcgggtaccctacccgtttacatccctagttGTAGCTTAGGATTCTTTCTGTACTATAGCCTTATAATAAGCTCAACTCCAATAAGATAGCTTAagtattttatcaaaattaaatatttaatatttaatttgttataGGTTATCGTacgtaaatatattaatatagtaagtaaatattaataaatgtattagttacttaatcttagggattgcatAATCATATGTTTAATTTTCCTTTCTGTTTAGATactgtctctcatgtataaataggttgtaatctctattgtgatacacaataaatattatctttttacatgatatcagagcctttctcgtacagatttttttttctctcgtaaaattttaaaatttttttggagacttagggctccatTCATTTGGTTTATCCGGGTAACATTTGAATCTCACCATCGCTGGAGTCACCACACCGACCCCTTGTCAGATCTGAGGTTTGTTTGCCGCtcgggtgttgggtggaggtgtttcatcggcactgttcacgtactgttcatcggcactGTTCACGGCACTGTTCATCGATACTGTTtacgggtactgttcatcggtattGTTCACGGGTAttgttcatcggtactgttcacgagtactaTTCTTCTGATCCTTTgctattttgattgttttggattggttgttctgatggctgaagttaaaaccaccgtaactgatgtgattcctgtgatgactaaaatcacggaacacaaattaaatGGATCTAATTTTTTAGACTGGAGTAAGACTATCCGTATTTATTTACGAAGTATTGCAATGGATGATCATCTTACCAAGGATCCTCCAACTGATGAAACTCGTAGAGATTGGATGAGGGATGATGCTCGTTTGTTTCTGCAGATTCAAAATTCTATTCATAGTGAGgtgattagtcttattaatcattgtgaatttattaaagaattaatggagtatttgaaatttctgtattctggcaaagggaatattttccgtatttatgatgtgtgtaaggcATTTTACCGAGTCCAGAAAAATGATAGAACTTTGACATcctattttatggattttaaaagagtttatGAAGAACTTAATATATTGATGCCATTTAGTACAGATGTGAaaactcaacaagctcaacgaGAGCAAAAGGCTGTTATGACCTTTCTTGCAGGTCTCCCTCCAGAGTTTGAGACAGCTAAATCTCAGATTCTTTCTGACTCTGAAATATCATCGTTACATGATGTGTTCACTAGGATATTGCGTACAGAATCTCCAATTCCTTCACACTCCACTAGTGCCCTTATTAGCCACAATGACAGTGGCAGACAGAATAATAGAGGTGGTCAAAGGGGAGGTTTTAATGCTCGTAAAAGATCTCAGAATTATGGGGAAACATGTTCTACTTTTGACTCAGGAGGAATCATTTGTTATTACTGCCGCGAACCCGGACATACTAAGAAGACATGTCAAAAACTACAGAATAAGAATCAGCGCACACAAATGGCGCATATGGCAGTTGAGGCCCCTTCAGATCAGGGGATTTTGATATCTGAAGATGAGTATGCACGATTCACCCAATACCAGGTATCTCtgaaatcctctaattcctcctctatcactgcaattgccaagtcaggtaactctactgcatgtcttgtgtcttcatcctccaaatgggttattgattctggggctaccgatcatatgtcaggtaattctacccttttgtccaatcttgagtctcatgcATCGACTTcgtatgttactcttgctgatggtactaaatcttttgtcatgggttctggtcatgtcaacttaaccccttctctttctgtatcctctgtgttacactacaaaaaaacagtgatttagcgaccaaaattttggtcgctaaaaggcagattttggtcgctattatgaaatagcgaccatttagcgaccaaaatgaaatggtcGGTGTTTGGCCAGTCGCTAAAATTTTGGCGACAATATGaaaattggtcgctatttagcgaccaatcagcgaccattttttggtcgctaatttggtgccATGGCAGATAATGTATTGAAAAATGGTCGTTaaaatttggtcgctaaatgatCGCTGATTTGGTCGCTataatttggtcgctaaatagtcGCTGTTTTGGTCGCTATTACATTATTATTTGATCGCCTCAGAGAAGAGCATTTAGTCGCTGTgtggaagtaaattggtcgttaatTTGTAGTCGCGAAATAGTCGCGATtttggtcgctatttcgttGTTATTTGATCGCATCAGGGAAGAGCATTTAGTCGCTGTGTGGACGTAAATTGGTCGTTAATTTTTGATCGCTAAATTAGTCGCTATTTCGTTGTTATTAGATCGCCTCAAAGAGCATTTAGTCGCTATTTCATcgcaaattaatagtaaaatcaaaaaaaatatttattttttaatttgtttttgtggctgattagtcactaataaatacatttaaatctgattcatatcattttttccaataaattcataaacctgctataatatcaatatgtacacacacattccaatacataaaacatcaaagataatATATACACATCAACTTCATTTCATAATTTGCAATCTAAAAGTCCAAAACATTATTATAGTTCAACACTAAGAAacttaaaatatctcaaaatacaTAATGTATCCAAATAGTATAAAATTCAtataataaaacatattatttaaGTCAGTGAGATATGGCATCATGCTAATCCATATTTAAATCAGTAAGATCTGATGCTTGTCTTACATATGAAGATTTAGAGATCCCCTCAATAAAACTTGATCCCCTTGCACTTGGCGAGCCCTTGATTGAACTTGTGCAGGCATCAGCCATGGCAACATCATTATCAAAGAAACTCGATGGCCCATTTTCTTTTGCAGAAATTCTTTCAGTGATATGTTCCAAAGCAGAGGCTATATTCTGCAAAACCCAATCATGGACTTGTACTGCAGGAACAGGAACTGCAAGCATGTCAGGATCTGAATTGGCAAAAAATGGAGCAGCTTGACTTAATGAAACTCTTTCAGAACCCTTATCACCAAATTGAATCAGAAACCCAAGGTGCTGAAGACCTTCTACAGTCAAAACCTAAGACAGTGTGGTTAACCTTACAAATTAGGACCAAGCTGAAG
This Manihot esculenta cultivar AM560-2 chromosome 6, M.esculenta_v8, whole genome shotgun sequence DNA region includes the following protein-coding sequences:
- the LOC110617160 gene encoding zinc finger CCCH domain-containing protein 55 isoform X2 produces the protein MDTCEATNVLLSKIKIMDSENASKILGYILIQGLADNDLLSLAFGSQALLQNVVVKTKTHLELSTNALSTHSETSSPSPFSPISRPSNNYNPFLQSSAQANNFIGFAKNPSPRSWPASGLTNKPIAAPISAKASPFLSYDNICAGSPLVPPFSKNGGNSSGDASSNSSDLLNEYHLGGYSPFNDELSPENEELMDPMLQFDGFNMNNADTHLERRRFSESDACIGIEDGSFGIGLKPSMSFARGFCKNGDNCKFIHGGFEGDSITEGSGGGVMGVSLKEMDDIYLQQHEEKMRIKSTQQQQRLAYNNHMNFQLRQESDTQRMGAASVMMGDGCYKFGQSRSERNDLMLMAMEEKAKSASRQIYLTFPADSTFKDEDVSNYFSTFGPVQDVRIPYQQKRMFGFVTFVHPETVKFILSGGNPHFICDSRVLVKPYKEKGKLANKRQQHIQQQLLDKGDFSPGSSPSGLDPRGLYDFPLARMLYNTQEMMLRRKLEQQVELQQKMELQGRRLINLQLPDLRGDYFHHHQQSQSAGTPISFLSHTSIDINQNLISEVKNRDTLQGRLINDKGDASATTIASSFTVGEQKLKHEVNTTCIQSKDTVNVEKEKLYSIQSKDTVNVEKEKLYPEGCNANECHGTTVEHGLPDSLFASTKSLGSPGSHVSNKGWHDQTDQPC
- the LOC110617160 gene encoding zinc finger CCCH domain-containing protein 55 isoform X3, with the protein product MDTCEATNVLLSKIKIMDSENASKILGYILIQGLADNDLLSLAFGSQALLQNVVVKTKTHLELSTNALSTHSETSSPSPFSPISRPSNNYNPFLQSSAQANNFIGFAKNPSPRSWPASGLTNKPIAAPISAKASPFLSYDNICAGSPLVPPFSKNGGNSSGDASSNSSDLLNEYHLGGYSPFNDELSPENEELMDPMLQFDGFNMNNADTHLERRRFSESDACIGIEDGSFGIGLKPSMSFARGFCKNGDNCKFIHGGFEGDSITEGSGGGVMGVSLKEMDDIYLQQHEEKMRIKSTQQQQRLAYNNHMNFQLRQESDTQRMGAASVMMGDGCYKFGQSRSERNDLMLMAMEEKAKSASRQIYLTFPADSTFKDEDVSNYFSTFGPVQDVRIPYQQKRMFGFVTFVHPETVKFILSGGNPHFICDSRVLVKPYKEKGKLANKRQQHIQQQLLDKGDFSPGSSPSGLDPRGLYDFPLARMLYNTQEMMLRRKLEQQVELQQKMELQGRRLINLQLPDLRGDYFHHHQQSQSAGTPISFLSHTSIDINQNLISEVKNRDTLQGRLINDKGDASATTIASSFTVGEQKLKHEVNTTCIQSKDTVNVEKEKLYSIQSKDTVNVEKEKLYPEGCNANECHGTTVEHGLPDSLFASTKSLGSPVM
- the LOC110617160 gene encoding zinc finger CCCH domain-containing protein 55 isoform X1: MDTCEATNVLLSKIKIMDSENASKILGYILIQGLADNDLLSLAFGSQALLQNVVVKTKTHLELSTNALSTHSETSSPSPFSPISRPSNNYNPFLQSSAQANNFIGFAKNPSPRSWPASGLTNKPIAAPISAKASPFLSYDNICAGSPLVPPFSKNGGNSSGDASSNSSDLLNEYHLGGYSPFNDELSPENEELMDPMLQFDGFNMNNADTHLERRRFSESDACIGIEDGSFGIGLKPSMSFARGFCKNGDNCKFIHGGFEGDSITEGSGGGVMGVSLKEMDDIYLQQHEEKMRIKSTQQQQRLAYNNHMNFQLRQESDTQRMGAASVMMGDGCYKFGQSRSERNDLMLMAMEEKAKSASRQIYLTFPADSTFKDEDVSNYFSTFGPVQDVRIPYQQKRMFGFVTFVHPETVKFILSGGNPHFICDSRVLVKPYKEKGKLANKRQQHIQQQLLDKGDFSPGSSPSGLDPRGLYDFPLARMLYNTQEMMLRRKLEQQVELQQKMELQGRRLINLQLPDLRGDYFHHHQQSQSAGTPISFLSHTSIDINQNLISEVKNRDTLQGRLINDKGDASATTIASSFTVGEQKLKHEVNTTCIQSKDTVNVEKEKLYSIQSKDTVNVEKEKLYPEGCNANECHGTTVEHGLPDSLFASTKSLGSPGRFSSLLVESKDSTKFPGTSSSEIST
- the LOC110623953 gene encoding uncharacterized protein LOC110623953: MGIKESSLAQAIVTTVNICGMLFIIIVGGYLAFKTGWIGYELPSGYFPLGLNGMLGGSAVVFFSFIGFDVVASTAEEVLTVEGLQHLGFLIQFGDKGSERVSLSQAAPFFANSDPDMLAVPVPAVQVHDWVLQNIASALEHITERISAKENGPSSFFDNDVAMADACTSSIKGSPSARGSSFIEGISKSSYVRQASDLTDLNMD